From Larus michahellis chromosome 8, bLarMic1.1, whole genome shotgun sequence, one genomic window encodes:
- the REXO5 gene encoding RNA exonuclease 5 isoform X4: MVKAVCVNGLKRPAEGAGERQAARKRRKAAGGGREPGPEEKSSCLSAALFGEDCEISRDQLYELLKFAALGKCHSAAQPSWCRIYRQSHLAGVVVIVLPEMSQLHFYQFYLQFRHLRKVFRHRFTLTPSANFLASLYGEGANPKPQNTAQGLTSTSSKSSDLKCDPIFQKYGGKKRGLTSYILTSEELNKYDYPIKGSTRWKGYVCTGCDKQRTDSSPLFGLDCEMCLTAKGNEVTYVSLVDARGQCLLNELVKPQSEVVNYRTSFSGITEEMLLPVKTSLSDIQTRLKKILPRDAVLVGHSLNNDLQALEVAELNLEMLLKAENLAEVSKKKDALQPQGCRVQQQLNEPPHLSKPCFLLSASFLECLQVTGQKPLLLGRQELDSSGLCQSNLSTSNKQILQKALEDVPLSTFSIIQFSLGPENISSRLLAELCEKVGSKLTDMLTIYAGPFEENFRLKSVKKKFGKCGPIQCLTVVTETYQPYVCIQYEVLEAAQLAVESLNGAEVAGSCIKVQRPVTAAMLDCDVLIKELELDVENEGVIYVAGLKQSVTEKDLQEEFSQLKDLEMLFLPKDLQSAKHRNCCFLKFQKSQSAVDALEVINGWTLKGSKLRSRHALASGHLWRWIWQMNHSNGKQRGNIFYKKMQQLPDSEQDLKKKVKKLDNHIQKLYRSLQNNTLCVVLFPGVNSTYGSQSGLGLMGIKGDRGRSAC; this comes from the exons ATGGTAAAGGCCGTCTGCGTGAACGGGCTCAAAAGGCCCGCCGAGGGCGCGGGGGAACGGCAGGCGGCTCggaagaggaggaaggcggccggcggcggccgggagccgGGCCCTGAG GAAAAGTCATCTTGCTTGTCAGCAGCTTTATTTGGCGAGGACTGCGAGATCAGCCGTGACCAGCTGTATGAGTTGTTAAAGTTTGCAGCTTTGGGAAAATGCCACAGTGCAGCACAGCCCAG ctgGTGCCGTATTTATCGCCAAAGCCACCTGGCTGGGGTTGTCGTTATTGTTCTACCTGAAATGAGCCAACTCCATTTCTACCAATTCTATTTGCAGTTCAGACACCTCAGAAAAGTGTTCCGGCAT aggTTCACATTAACACCTTCTGCCAACTTCCTAGCCAGCCTGTACGGAGAAGGAGCAAACCCGAAACCTCAAAACACTGCACAAG GTTTGACTTCCACTAGTTCTAAAAGCTCAGACTTGAAATGTGATCCCATCTTTCAgaaatatggaggaaaaaaacgtGGTCTTACAAGCTATATTCTAACTTCAGAAGAGCTGAACAAATATGACTATCCCATAAAAG GCTCCACTAGATGGAAAGGCTATGTATGTACAGGGTGTGATAAGCAGAGGACGGACAGCAGCCCCCTCTTTGGTCTGGATTGTGAAATG TGCCTGACTGCAAAAGGGAATGAAGTCACTTATGTCTCTTTGGTGGATGCACGGGGTCAGTGCCTCTTGAATGAACTCGTCAAACCTCAAAGCGAAGTAGTGAACTACCGTACCAG CTTCTCAGGAATCACAGAGGAAATGCTTCTTCCAGTGAAAACCAGCCTGTCAGATATCCAAACCAgactaaaaaaaatacttccccGTGATGCAGTATTGGTGGGTCATTCTCTAAATAATGATCTTCAGGCTTTGGAA gTAGCAGAACTAAACTTGGAGATGCTTCTGAAAGCTGAAAACCTGGCTGAGGTCTCAAAGAAAAAAGATGCGTTACAGCCACAAGGATGTAGGGTCCAGCAACAGTTGAATGAGCCTCCACATTTATCCAAACCATG ctttcttctctctgctAGTTTTTTAGAATGCTTGCAGGTGACTGGCCAAAAACCCCTCCTTTTGGGCAGACAGGAACTAGACTCTTCTGGCCTGTGTCAGAGTAACCTGAGCACTTCAAACAAACAG ATTCTTCAGAAAGCCTTAGAAGATGTTCCCCTGTCCACATTCAGTATCATTCAGTTCAGTTTGGGTCCAGAAAATATTTCCTCTCGCCTTCTTGCTGAACTTTGTGAAAAG GTGGGAAGCAAGCTGACGGACATGCTCACAATTTACGCTGGTCCATTTGAAGAAAACTTTCGCCTGAAGTCTGTGAAAAAGAAGTTTGGGAAGTGTGGACCAATCCAGTGTCTTACAGTGGTAACTGAAACGTACCAG CCCTATGTCTGTATCCAATACGAAGTGCTGGAAGCTGCCCAGCTTGCTGTGGAAAGCCTAAATGGAGCTGAGGTAGCAGGATCCTGCATTAAG GTCCAGAGGCCTGTCACTGCAGCAATGCTGGACTGTGATGTTTTGATAAAGGAATTAGAACTGGATGTAGAAAACGAAGGTGTGATTTATGTGGCGGGTCTAAAGCAGTCAGTAACAGAGAAGGACTTGCAAGAAGAATTTAGCCAGTTGAAAGACCTGGAAATGCTGTTCCTGCCAAAGGATCTCCAGAGTGCAAAGCACAGGAACTGCTGTTTCCTCA AATTCCAGAAATCGCAGAGTGCTGTGGATGCCCTTGAAGTTATAAATGGCTGGACATTGAAGGGCAGCAAACTAAGAAGTAGGCATGCTCTTGCTTCAGGTCACCTCTGGAGATGGATTTGGCAAATGAATCACAGCAATGGGAAGCAAAGAGGAAACATCTTTTATAAGAAAATGCAGCAACTGCCTGACTCT GAGCAGGATCtaaagaaaaaggtgaagaagTTAGACAACCATATCCAAAAGCTTTATAGAAGTCTGCAGAATAACACCTTGTGCGTTGTCCTCTTTCCTGGAGTGAACAG CACGTATGGATCACAATCTGGCCTTGGTCTGATGGGAATAAAAGGTGACAGAGGGAGGAGTGCTTGTTAA
- the REXO5 gene encoding RNA exonuclease 5 isoform X2, producing the protein MVKAVCVNGLKRPAEGAGERQAARKRRKAAGGGREPGPEEKSSCLSAALFGEDCEISRDQLYELLKFAALGKCHSAAQPSWCRIYRQSHLAGVVVIVLPEMSQLHFYQFYLQFRHLRKVFRHRFTLTPSANFLASLYGEGANPKPQNTAQGLTSTSSKSSDLKCDPIFQKYGGKKRGLTSYILTSEELNKYDYPIKGSTRWKGYVCTGCDKQRTDSSPLFGLDCEMCLTAKGNEVTYVSLVDARGQCLLNELVKPQSEVVNYRTSFSGITEEMLLPVKTSLSDIQTRLKKILPRDAVLVGHSLNNDLQALEMIHPSVIDTSLLFARTGNRRFKLKFLARAVLGKEIQCEEMVGHDPAEDARTALELAQFFIEQGPAKVAELNLEMLLKAENLAEVSKKKDALQPQGCRVQQQLNEPPHLSKPCFLECLQVTGQKPLLLGRQELDSSGLCQSNLSTSNKQILQKALEDVPLSTFSIIQFSLGPENISSRLLAELCEKVGSKLTDMLTIYAGPFEENFRLKSVKKKFGKCGPIQCLTVVTETYQPYVCIQYEVLEAAQLAVESLNGAEVAGSCIKVQRPVTAAMLDCDVLIKELELDVENEGVIYVAGLKQSVTEKDLQEEFSQLKDLEMLFLPKDLQSAKHRNCCFLKFQKSQSAVDALEVINGWTLKGSKLRSRHALASGHLWRWIWQMNHSNGKQRGNIFYKKMQQLPDSEQDLKKKVKKLDNHIQKLYRSLQNNTLCVVLFPGVNSTYGSQSGLGLMGIKGDRGRSAC; encoded by the exons ATGGTAAAGGCCGTCTGCGTGAACGGGCTCAAAAGGCCCGCCGAGGGCGCGGGGGAACGGCAGGCGGCTCggaagaggaggaaggcggccggcggcggccgggagccgGGCCCTGAG GAAAAGTCATCTTGCTTGTCAGCAGCTTTATTTGGCGAGGACTGCGAGATCAGCCGTGACCAGCTGTATGAGTTGTTAAAGTTTGCAGCTTTGGGAAAATGCCACAGTGCAGCACAGCCCAG ctgGTGCCGTATTTATCGCCAAAGCCACCTGGCTGGGGTTGTCGTTATTGTTCTACCTGAAATGAGCCAACTCCATTTCTACCAATTCTATTTGCAGTTCAGACACCTCAGAAAAGTGTTCCGGCAT aggTTCACATTAACACCTTCTGCCAACTTCCTAGCCAGCCTGTACGGAGAAGGAGCAAACCCGAAACCTCAAAACACTGCACAAG GTTTGACTTCCACTAGTTCTAAAAGCTCAGACTTGAAATGTGATCCCATCTTTCAgaaatatggaggaaaaaaacgtGGTCTTACAAGCTATATTCTAACTTCAGAAGAGCTGAACAAATATGACTATCCCATAAAAG GCTCCACTAGATGGAAAGGCTATGTATGTACAGGGTGTGATAAGCAGAGGACGGACAGCAGCCCCCTCTTTGGTCTGGATTGTGAAATG TGCCTGACTGCAAAAGGGAATGAAGTCACTTATGTCTCTTTGGTGGATGCACGGGGTCAGTGCCTCTTGAATGAACTCGTCAAACCTCAAAGCGAAGTAGTGAACTACCGTACCAG CTTCTCAGGAATCACAGAGGAAATGCTTCTTCCAGTGAAAACCAGCCTGTCAGATATCCAAACCAgactaaaaaaaatacttccccGTGATGCAGTATTGGTGGGTCATTCTCTAAATAATGATCTTCAGGCTTTGGAA ATGATCCACCCCAGTGTTATCGATACTTCATTGCTTTTTGCCAGAACAGGAAATCGAAGATTTAAGCTAAAATTTCTAGCCAGAGCTGTTTTAGG GAAGGAGATTCAATGTGAAGAAATGGTTGGGCATGATCCTGCAGAAGATGCTAGAACTGCTTTGGAATTGGCTCAATTCTTTATTGAGCAAGGACCAGCAAAG gTAGCAGAACTAAACTTGGAGATGCTTCTGAAAGCTGAAAACCTGGCTGAGGTCTCAAAGAAAAAAGATGCGTTACAGCCACAAGGATGTAGGGTCCAGCAACAGTTGAATGAGCCTCCACATTTATCCAAACCATG TTTTTTAGAATGCTTGCAGGTGACTGGCCAAAAACCCCTCCTTTTGGGCAGACAGGAACTAGACTCTTCTGGCCTGTGTCAGAGTAACCTGAGCACTTCAAACAAACAG ATTCTTCAGAAAGCCTTAGAAGATGTTCCCCTGTCCACATTCAGTATCATTCAGTTCAGTTTGGGTCCAGAAAATATTTCCTCTCGCCTTCTTGCTGAACTTTGTGAAAAG GTGGGAAGCAAGCTGACGGACATGCTCACAATTTACGCTGGTCCATTTGAAGAAAACTTTCGCCTGAAGTCTGTGAAAAAGAAGTTTGGGAAGTGTGGACCAATCCAGTGTCTTACAGTGGTAACTGAAACGTACCAG CCCTATGTCTGTATCCAATACGAAGTGCTGGAAGCTGCCCAGCTTGCTGTGGAAAGCCTAAATGGAGCTGAGGTAGCAGGATCCTGCATTAAG GTCCAGAGGCCTGTCACTGCAGCAATGCTGGACTGTGATGTTTTGATAAAGGAATTAGAACTGGATGTAGAAAACGAAGGTGTGATTTATGTGGCGGGTCTAAAGCAGTCAGTAACAGAGAAGGACTTGCAAGAAGAATTTAGCCAGTTGAAAGACCTGGAAATGCTGTTCCTGCCAAAGGATCTCCAGAGTGCAAAGCACAGGAACTGCTGTTTCCTCA AATTCCAGAAATCGCAGAGTGCTGTGGATGCCCTTGAAGTTATAAATGGCTGGACATTGAAGGGCAGCAAACTAAGAAGTAGGCATGCTCTTGCTTCAGGTCACCTCTGGAGATGGATTTGGCAAATGAATCACAGCAATGGGAAGCAAAGAGGAAACATCTTTTATAAGAAAATGCAGCAACTGCCTGACTCT GAGCAGGATCtaaagaaaaaggtgaagaagTTAGACAACCATATCCAAAAGCTTTATAGAAGTCTGCAGAATAACACCTTGTGCGTTGTCCTCTTTCCTGGAGTGAACAG CACGTATGGATCACAATCTGGCCTTGGTCTGATGGGAATAAAAGGTGACAGAGGGAGGAGTGCTTGTTAA
- the REXO5 gene encoding RNA exonuclease 5 isoform X1, with amino-acid sequence MVKAVCVNGLKRPAEGAGERQAARKRRKAAGGGREPGPEEKSSCLSAALFGEDCEISRDQLYELLKFAALGKCHSAAQPSWCRIYRQSHLAGVVVIVLPEMSQLHFYQFYLQFRHLRKVFRHRFTLTPSANFLASLYGEGANPKPQNTAQGLTSTSSKSSDLKCDPIFQKYGGKKRGLTSYILTSEELNKYDYPIKGSTRWKGYVCTGCDKQRTDSSPLFGLDCEMCLTAKGNEVTYVSLVDARGQCLLNELVKPQSEVVNYRTSFSGITEEMLLPVKTSLSDIQTRLKKILPRDAVLVGHSLNNDLQALEMIHPSVIDTSLLFARTGNRRFKLKFLARAVLGKEIQCEEMVGHDPAEDARTALELAQFFIEQGPAKVAELNLEMLLKAENLAEVSKKKDALQPQGCRVQQQLNEPPHLSKPCFLLSASFLECLQVTGQKPLLLGRQELDSSGLCQSNLSTSNKQILQKALEDVPLSTFSIIQFSLGPENISSRLLAELCEKVGSKLTDMLTIYAGPFEENFRLKSVKKKFGKCGPIQCLTVVTETYQPYVCIQYEVLEAAQLAVESLNGAEVAGSCIKVQRPVTAAMLDCDVLIKELELDVENEGVIYVAGLKQSVTEKDLQEEFSQLKDLEMLFLPKDLQSAKHRNCCFLKFQKSQSAVDALEVINGWTLKGSKLRSRHALASGHLWRWIWQMNHSNGKQRGNIFYKKMQQLPDSEQDLKKKVKKLDNHIQKLYRSLQNNTLCVVLFPGVNSTYGSQSGLGLMGIKGDRGRSAC; translated from the exons ATGGTAAAGGCCGTCTGCGTGAACGGGCTCAAAAGGCCCGCCGAGGGCGCGGGGGAACGGCAGGCGGCTCggaagaggaggaaggcggccggcggcggccgggagccgGGCCCTGAG GAAAAGTCATCTTGCTTGTCAGCAGCTTTATTTGGCGAGGACTGCGAGATCAGCCGTGACCAGCTGTATGAGTTGTTAAAGTTTGCAGCTTTGGGAAAATGCCACAGTGCAGCACAGCCCAG ctgGTGCCGTATTTATCGCCAAAGCCACCTGGCTGGGGTTGTCGTTATTGTTCTACCTGAAATGAGCCAACTCCATTTCTACCAATTCTATTTGCAGTTCAGACACCTCAGAAAAGTGTTCCGGCAT aggTTCACATTAACACCTTCTGCCAACTTCCTAGCCAGCCTGTACGGAGAAGGAGCAAACCCGAAACCTCAAAACACTGCACAAG GTTTGACTTCCACTAGTTCTAAAAGCTCAGACTTGAAATGTGATCCCATCTTTCAgaaatatggaggaaaaaaacgtGGTCTTACAAGCTATATTCTAACTTCAGAAGAGCTGAACAAATATGACTATCCCATAAAAG GCTCCACTAGATGGAAAGGCTATGTATGTACAGGGTGTGATAAGCAGAGGACGGACAGCAGCCCCCTCTTTGGTCTGGATTGTGAAATG TGCCTGACTGCAAAAGGGAATGAAGTCACTTATGTCTCTTTGGTGGATGCACGGGGTCAGTGCCTCTTGAATGAACTCGTCAAACCTCAAAGCGAAGTAGTGAACTACCGTACCAG CTTCTCAGGAATCACAGAGGAAATGCTTCTTCCAGTGAAAACCAGCCTGTCAGATATCCAAACCAgactaaaaaaaatacttccccGTGATGCAGTATTGGTGGGTCATTCTCTAAATAATGATCTTCAGGCTTTGGAA ATGATCCACCCCAGTGTTATCGATACTTCATTGCTTTTTGCCAGAACAGGAAATCGAAGATTTAAGCTAAAATTTCTAGCCAGAGCTGTTTTAGG GAAGGAGATTCAATGTGAAGAAATGGTTGGGCATGATCCTGCAGAAGATGCTAGAACTGCTTTGGAATTGGCTCAATTCTTTATTGAGCAAGGACCAGCAAAG gTAGCAGAACTAAACTTGGAGATGCTTCTGAAAGCTGAAAACCTGGCTGAGGTCTCAAAGAAAAAAGATGCGTTACAGCCACAAGGATGTAGGGTCCAGCAACAGTTGAATGAGCCTCCACATTTATCCAAACCATG ctttcttctctctgctAGTTTTTTAGAATGCTTGCAGGTGACTGGCCAAAAACCCCTCCTTTTGGGCAGACAGGAACTAGACTCTTCTGGCCTGTGTCAGAGTAACCTGAGCACTTCAAACAAACAG ATTCTTCAGAAAGCCTTAGAAGATGTTCCCCTGTCCACATTCAGTATCATTCAGTTCAGTTTGGGTCCAGAAAATATTTCCTCTCGCCTTCTTGCTGAACTTTGTGAAAAG GTGGGAAGCAAGCTGACGGACATGCTCACAATTTACGCTGGTCCATTTGAAGAAAACTTTCGCCTGAAGTCTGTGAAAAAGAAGTTTGGGAAGTGTGGACCAATCCAGTGTCTTACAGTGGTAACTGAAACGTACCAG CCCTATGTCTGTATCCAATACGAAGTGCTGGAAGCTGCCCAGCTTGCTGTGGAAAGCCTAAATGGAGCTGAGGTAGCAGGATCCTGCATTAAG GTCCAGAGGCCTGTCACTGCAGCAATGCTGGACTGTGATGTTTTGATAAAGGAATTAGAACTGGATGTAGAAAACGAAGGTGTGATTTATGTGGCGGGTCTAAAGCAGTCAGTAACAGAGAAGGACTTGCAAGAAGAATTTAGCCAGTTGAAAGACCTGGAAATGCTGTTCCTGCCAAAGGATCTCCAGAGTGCAAAGCACAGGAACTGCTGTTTCCTCA AATTCCAGAAATCGCAGAGTGCTGTGGATGCCCTTGAAGTTATAAATGGCTGGACATTGAAGGGCAGCAAACTAAGAAGTAGGCATGCTCTTGCTTCAGGTCACCTCTGGAGATGGATTTGGCAAATGAATCACAGCAATGGGAAGCAAAGAGGAAACATCTTTTATAAGAAAATGCAGCAACTGCCTGACTCT GAGCAGGATCtaaagaaaaaggtgaagaagTTAGACAACCATATCCAAAAGCTTTATAGAAGTCTGCAGAATAACACCTTGTGCGTTGTCCTCTTTCCTGGAGTGAACAG CACGTATGGATCACAATCTGGCCTTGGTCTGATGGGAATAAAAGGTGACAGAGGGAGGAGTGCTTGTTAA
- the REXO5 gene encoding RNA exonuclease 5 isoform X5, whose translation MVKAVCVNGLKRPAEGAGERQAARKRRKAAGGGREPGPEEKSSCLSAALFGEDCEISRDQLYELLKFAALGKCHSAAQPSWCRIYRQSHLAGVVVIVLPEMSQLHFYQFYLQFRHLRKVFRHRFTLTPSANFLASLYGEGANPKPQNTAQGLTSTSSKSSDLKCDPIFQKYGGKKRGLTSYILTSEELNKYDYPIKGSTRWKGYVCTGCDKQRTDSSPLFGLDCEMCLTAKGNEVTYVSLVDARGQCLLNELVKPQSEVVNYRTSFSGITEEMLLPVKTSLSDIQTRLKKILPRDAVLVGHSLNNDLQALEVAELNLEMLLKAENLAEVSKKKDALQPQGCRVQQQLNEPPHLSKPCFLECLQVTGQKPLLLGRQELDSSGLCQSNLSTSNKQILQKALEDVPLSTFSIIQFSLGPENISSRLLAELCEKVGSKLTDMLTIYAGPFEENFRLKSVKKKFGKCGPIQCLTVVTETYQPYVCIQYEVLEAAQLAVESLNGAEVAGSCIKVQRPVTAAMLDCDVLIKELELDVENEGVIYVAGLKQSVTEKDLQEEFSQLKDLEMLFLPKDLQSAKHRNCCFLKFQKSQSAVDALEVINGWTLKGSKLRSRHALASGHLWRWIWQMNHSNGKQRGNIFYKKMQQLPDSEQDLKKKVKKLDNHIQKLYRSLQNNTLCVVLFPGVNSTYGSQSGLGLMGIKGDRGRSAC comes from the exons ATGGTAAAGGCCGTCTGCGTGAACGGGCTCAAAAGGCCCGCCGAGGGCGCGGGGGAACGGCAGGCGGCTCggaagaggaggaaggcggccggcggcggccgggagccgGGCCCTGAG GAAAAGTCATCTTGCTTGTCAGCAGCTTTATTTGGCGAGGACTGCGAGATCAGCCGTGACCAGCTGTATGAGTTGTTAAAGTTTGCAGCTTTGGGAAAATGCCACAGTGCAGCACAGCCCAG ctgGTGCCGTATTTATCGCCAAAGCCACCTGGCTGGGGTTGTCGTTATTGTTCTACCTGAAATGAGCCAACTCCATTTCTACCAATTCTATTTGCAGTTCAGACACCTCAGAAAAGTGTTCCGGCAT aggTTCACATTAACACCTTCTGCCAACTTCCTAGCCAGCCTGTACGGAGAAGGAGCAAACCCGAAACCTCAAAACACTGCACAAG GTTTGACTTCCACTAGTTCTAAAAGCTCAGACTTGAAATGTGATCCCATCTTTCAgaaatatggaggaaaaaaacgtGGTCTTACAAGCTATATTCTAACTTCAGAAGAGCTGAACAAATATGACTATCCCATAAAAG GCTCCACTAGATGGAAAGGCTATGTATGTACAGGGTGTGATAAGCAGAGGACGGACAGCAGCCCCCTCTTTGGTCTGGATTGTGAAATG TGCCTGACTGCAAAAGGGAATGAAGTCACTTATGTCTCTTTGGTGGATGCACGGGGTCAGTGCCTCTTGAATGAACTCGTCAAACCTCAAAGCGAAGTAGTGAACTACCGTACCAG CTTCTCAGGAATCACAGAGGAAATGCTTCTTCCAGTGAAAACCAGCCTGTCAGATATCCAAACCAgactaaaaaaaatacttccccGTGATGCAGTATTGGTGGGTCATTCTCTAAATAATGATCTTCAGGCTTTGGAA gTAGCAGAACTAAACTTGGAGATGCTTCTGAAAGCTGAAAACCTGGCTGAGGTCTCAAAGAAAAAAGATGCGTTACAGCCACAAGGATGTAGGGTCCAGCAACAGTTGAATGAGCCTCCACATTTATCCAAACCATG TTTTTTAGAATGCTTGCAGGTGACTGGCCAAAAACCCCTCCTTTTGGGCAGACAGGAACTAGACTCTTCTGGCCTGTGTCAGAGTAACCTGAGCACTTCAAACAAACAG ATTCTTCAGAAAGCCTTAGAAGATGTTCCCCTGTCCACATTCAGTATCATTCAGTTCAGTTTGGGTCCAGAAAATATTTCCTCTCGCCTTCTTGCTGAACTTTGTGAAAAG GTGGGAAGCAAGCTGACGGACATGCTCACAATTTACGCTGGTCCATTTGAAGAAAACTTTCGCCTGAAGTCTGTGAAAAAGAAGTTTGGGAAGTGTGGACCAATCCAGTGTCTTACAGTGGTAACTGAAACGTACCAG CCCTATGTCTGTATCCAATACGAAGTGCTGGAAGCTGCCCAGCTTGCTGTGGAAAGCCTAAATGGAGCTGAGGTAGCAGGATCCTGCATTAAG GTCCAGAGGCCTGTCACTGCAGCAATGCTGGACTGTGATGTTTTGATAAAGGAATTAGAACTGGATGTAGAAAACGAAGGTGTGATTTATGTGGCGGGTCTAAAGCAGTCAGTAACAGAGAAGGACTTGCAAGAAGAATTTAGCCAGTTGAAAGACCTGGAAATGCTGTTCCTGCCAAAGGATCTCCAGAGTGCAAAGCACAGGAACTGCTGTTTCCTCA AATTCCAGAAATCGCAGAGTGCTGTGGATGCCCTTGAAGTTATAAATGGCTGGACATTGAAGGGCAGCAAACTAAGAAGTAGGCATGCTCTTGCTTCAGGTCACCTCTGGAGATGGATTTGGCAAATGAATCACAGCAATGGGAAGCAAAGAGGAAACATCTTTTATAAGAAAATGCAGCAACTGCCTGACTCT GAGCAGGATCtaaagaaaaaggtgaagaagTTAGACAACCATATCCAAAAGCTTTATAGAAGTCTGCAGAATAACACCTTGTGCGTTGTCCTCTTTCCTGGAGTGAACAG CACGTATGGATCACAATCTGGCCTTGGTCTGATGGGAATAAAAGGTGACAGAGGGAGGAGTGCTTGTTAA